Proteins co-encoded in one Cricetulus griseus strain 17A/GY chromosome 1 unlocalized genomic scaffold, alternate assembly CriGri-PICRH-1.0 chr1_1, whole genome shotgun sequence genomic window:
- the Gpat3 gene encoding glycerol-3-phosphate acyltransferase 3 isoform X3: MEKGLSGLRGRVFELSDVFYFSKKGLEAIVEDEVTQRFSSEELVSWNLLTRTNVNFQYISPKLTMVWVLGVLIRYCFLLPLRVTLAFIGISLLIIGTTLVGQLPDSRIKNWLSELVHLTCCRICVRSLSGTIHYHNKQYRPQKGGICVANHTSPIDVLILTTDGCYAMVGQVHGGLMGIIQRAMVKACPHVWFERSEMKDRHLVTKRLREHVADKKKLPILIFPEGTCINNTSVMMFKKGSFEIGGTIYPVAIKYNPQFGDAFWNSSKYGMVSYLLRIMTSWAIVCDVWYMPPMTREEGEDAVQFANRVKSAIAVQGGLTELPWDGGLKRAKVKDTFKEEQQKNYSKMIVGNGSPNLELD; encoded by the exons ATGGAAAAAGGGCTCTCTGGTCTTCGAGGAAGGGTCTTCGAGCTCTCTGATGTGTTTTATTTCTCCAAGAAGGGATTGGAAGCCATTGTGGAGGATGAAGTGACCCAGAGGTTCTCCTCTGAGGAGCTGGTATCATGGAACCTTCTCACAAGAACCAATGTCAACTTTCAGTACATCAGTCCAAAGCTCACtatggtgtgggtgctgggtgttCTAATACGTTATTGCTTTCTGCTGCCGCTGAG ggtTACTCTGGCTTTTATTGGGATCAGTTTGCTGATTATAGGAACTACACTGGTGGGACAGCTTCCAGACAGCAG aatcaAGAACTGGCTGAGTGAACTGGTCCATCTTACCTGCTGCAGGATCTGTGTCCGGTCCCTCTCTGGCACCATTCATTATCATAACAA GCAGTACAGACCCCAGAAGGGAGGCATTTGTGTTGCCAATCATACCTCCCCCATCGATGTCTTAATCTTGACAACGGATGGATGTTATGCCATG GTTGGACAGGTTCATGGTGGACTGATGGGAATCATTCAGAGAGCCATGGTTAAGGCTTGTCCACACGTCTGGTTTGAGCGCTCAGAAATGAAGGACCGACACCTGGTGACTAAGAG attGAGAGAACACGTGGCTGATAAGAAAAAGTTGCCCATATTAATCTTCCCTGAAG GTACCTGCATCAACAATACTTCAGTCATGATGTTTAAAAAGGGAAGCTTTGAAATCGGAGGGACCATATATCCAGTGGCAATAAAG tatAACCCCCAGTTTGGTGATGCATTCTGGAACAGTAGCAAATACGGCATGGTGAGCTACTTGCTTCGAATAATGACCAGCTGGGCCATTGTCTGCGACGTGTGGTACATGCCTCCCATGACCAGAGAG GAAGGAGAAGATGCCGTTCAGTTTGCAAACAGGGTTAAATCTGCTATTGCTGTACAAGGGGGACTGACTGAACTTCCTTG GGACGGAGGGCTGAAGAGAGCAAAGGTGAAGGACACCTTTAAGGAAGAACAACAGAAGAATTACAGCAAGATGATTGTGGGCAATGGATCTCCCAACCTGGAACTGGACTGA